The Paenibacillus sp. FSL H7-0357 nucleotide sequence TGGAACTGCAGAAGCTGCTGGAGCATCATGATGCTGCTGCGCTGGAGCGGGAACGGTCCGCAGCGGAGGATGCTGCGGCAAGTATTGAGGAAGAACGTAATGCGCTGCTTCAGCACCGGGGCAAGCTGCTGCAGGAGCGCGAGTATTTGAAGGAGCGCTGCCTGGAAGACACGGTGCTCCAGCAGCTGGAGGAGCAGCGGGCGGCGCTGAAGATTCTGGCCGGACAGTATGCTGTATCAGCCTTGGCTGCCGAACTGATGGGAAGGACACGCCGCATCTACGAGCAGGAGAAGCAGCCGCAGGTACTGCAGCTGGCTTCGGCGTATTTCAACAAGCTGACGGAAGGGGAATACCTGAGAATCGTGATGACGCTTGGGCACAAGGAGTTGAAGGCTGAGCATAAGGCTGCCGGGCTTCTGGACAGCGGACTGCTCAGCCGGGGAACGGCGGAGCAGCTGTATCTGGCTATCCGCCTGGCCCTGGCAGAGACGATGACCCGCCAGGCCAGCCTGCCGCTGCTCTTCGATGACCTGTTCGTCAACTTTGATGAACGCCGCCTGCATGCGGCACTGGCACTGATCGGTGAATTATCGGTTACCCGGCAGATTGTCATGATGACCTGCCATCGGCATGTAGCCGAAGCGGCTGCACGTTTGATACCGGCAGCCGCTGTGATCTCTGTATAGAAGCTGTACGGCTGCGAACCAAGCGGCCGTACGGCTCTTTAAATTAAAAGAAATTATATGCTTCACGCTATAAATTATCCTTCTATTTCCCGCTGAAGTGGAGTCATCCGGAGGGAATAGTTGCTTTATCCTTCCAGCTGTTATTTCCGTGTGATCCGAATCACCGGTTTGACAGCTACAATGGTGATGGCTTTGCCTTCCGGGCCGGAAGGGTCAGCTATCCGGGGCGGAGGAGACATAGGCGCGCGCAGCAGCATAATAACCCAGACTAGCGCCAAGGCACCGAATATAGGGTAGAAAACTCCCAATAGTGAGCTGAAGCCAAATTGGCTGAATAAATAACAAATCAGCATCAGCAGGGGAGTGACGAGGGACGGGGCGATGGGCAAATGTTGCTTAAGCTGTACTCCGACTCCATAGATGTTGGCTACAAAAGTGCTGAAGATTTCCAGAAAGATCAGCAGCAGATAAATGCTCTGCACAAGCGGGCCTAGCCGGAAGGCGATGCTGCCCATAGGGATTTCAAACTGCAGGATGCCAGGCATTTGCGAGCTCATGGCAAAATGAGCGGCCAGCAGCATGAACCCGATCCCTGCCCCGCCGAGGATGCCGCCCCGCACCAGGGATTTTTCATCATCGGTATGGCGGGCCAGCGGAACAAGCACGGCTTGGGCCATCCCGAGGTTGAAGGCGGTATAGAGCAGTGGCGACATCCACGCCCCGAAGATGCTGCGATCGGTTTCAAGGAACAGAAAGCGCCCTGCTCCCGGCACACCGAGCGTATTGGAAATGATGATTAGCGACAAAGTAAGCATTAAGGGCACGACAACACTGTTGATTTGCAGGATACCGGAAATTCCGCGTTTCAGTAAAAAGTATGAGCCGAATATTGTAATTAACAGACCTGCCTGGAACGGCAATCCCAGATTCTCCTGGAATATCGCCCCTGCCCCTGCCAGCATGATGCTGTTGACTGCGACGAGAACGATCAAGGTAAAGAGGCTGATGCTGCTGCCAACCCGCTCGCCGAAGAGATGGCGGTTAAAGTCTTCATAAGAATCAGCTTCGATGCGCCGGGCAATCACCATCATTTTGGTGCCCAGCCAAATAAAGAGCACCGTCGCGAGCAGAATGGTTAATACCGCCCAGTGGCCGTACCGGGTGAAAAACCTTAGGATTTCCTGGCCGGTGGCAAATCCGGCGCCTACAATTGTGCCAATATAAGTGAAAGCGATTTGCAATGTGCGGACATGGGATTTCATGGCTCGCCTCCTTCAATGCTATGAATATAAAAAATGGGCACCGCCCGCAGGATTGCCTTGTGCAGTCCATATAGTACAGGTTATGATGAGGAACAGAAGGACATGACTTCCGCCTAATGGCAAATGGGTGTATTAGAGTGGAACGTCTGGAATTATAAAGGGTAATGGAGGTTCAAAGTTATGGAAGTATTGAAACAGCGGATTTTGCAGGAAGGGGTCGTCGTTTCGGATCAGGTACTGAAACTAGACGGTCTGCTCAACCATCAGGTGGATCCCATGCTGACGATGGAAATGGGACGGGAGTTTGCCGGGAGATTTGCGGACGCCGGAGTTACGCGGGTAGTTACCGTGGAGTCCTCGGGTATTGCCGTGGCATTTGCCACCGCTTATGAAATGAAGGTGCCGCTTGTATTTGCCCGCCGCAAAAAAACATTGCTCGCCGATCCTGATGCTTTGTGCGAAAGAGTACCATCGTTCACCAAGGGAATCGTTACTGATATTATGTTGTCCCGCCAGTATATCTCCCCGGATGATAAGATTCTTTTTATTGATGATATTATCGCCAATGGTGATGCAGCACGCGGACTGATCAAGATCATCCAGCGTTCAGGGGCCGAACTGGTGGGGCTGGGCGTAGTGGTGGAAAAAAGCTTTCAGGCAGGAGCCCGCACCATCCGGGAACAGGGCATCCGTCTGGAGTCGCTGGTCCGAATTATGTCTCTAAGTGAAGGAACAATAGTCTTTGGCGACTAAGCAGTGGCAATTAATAGGTGTATAGCCTATTTTTAAAACATCTGCTTTTCACCCTATGACTTTTCCTTTATAATAAACATTAGACATAGGAGAGGAGGCGTCACAATGGGGAAAGAACCGGTGACAGAGCAATTCTTTATAGATAAATTATCCGAGGCCAAGGATCATTTCGAGCGTGCGCTGGATTGTAAACACACGGAGTTCGACGATCTGTATCCCTATATGATTGAACATCCTCAATTTTTCTGGTACAAACGTTATGTAGCCTGGTCGGAACTTTTGACAATCACAGGTTTGTGTAAAGAACTGGATTTCAACTGGAAACAGAATTTCAGTGATCATCAGGTTGAATATCTGGAAGAACGTGTGATGTCCGCTAAAGTTCTTGATTTCTGGTTTGAGAAGAATGAAGCGCTGATATAGTATCTTCATAAGACATACAGAATTGCTTTCTAGTAAGGAACTGAGGCCCAGATGATTTATCATTCGGGCCTTTTTCATGAGTGAATTGCGGGAGACAATGGACAAGCTAACTAACGGAGGGAGGGGAGTATTACCACATGATCAGTGATGAACAGCTGGATGCGTACCGGATATCCGGAGAGAAAATACGTGTCGTACGTGATGCGTTGGAGAGCAATGACGTCAAGGGTATTGTATTGGCCTGGGACGAGTCACAGGTGATGGTGCGCCGTCCCAATAAGCGGATAGTGAAGCTTGACCGTAATTACGTGTATCAGCCTTTTTCGGAGCCTAGACAAGATCCGGACAATATATAAGCAACTCACAGCATGACAGCCCTTGTCCGGTTATGGATAAGGGCTGTCATTATTTATATACTTCATTATGATATTAGATGGACATAGCCATCTGTTCGACGCTGTCTTCCTTGGGGAGAACGGCGAGCTCGGGATTCAATCCGAGATAAGCGCGCATGCGCAGCATCATTTCATTGCGGAATCCAGGCCACAGGATGTTGATCTCTCCCACATAACCGCGGCAGGCATACTGTGCTTCAACGCCTCGCTGATCCTGGCGGATGGTGGTGATCTTCAAATGATGTGAAGCCAGCTCACGGGTTACCTCTTGCAGCATTAGCGAGGTCTTCTTAGTTGCGCTGGACACCAGTTCCATGTAAAGCTGTGGCGTCTTAAACAGACCACTCTTGCCGATCACCCGGCAATCCCGTTCAAATACTTTATGAATAAACGTTAGCAACAGATAGCTTCTGACAAGGGACAATTCGTCTTTGGTTATATCTTCAGGAATAGCTGGTGTGATTAGTGTACTTCTCTTGGTAGTCGCCATTATAAATCACCTCATTTATATTATGCGAACCCTTGTTCTTATTATACCTCTTATTCATCAATAAAAGCAATATTTAACCAAAAATTAATGAAACCAAAGAAAAATCGAAAAAGATTGACTCTGATTTCTCTGTATGATATGATCTATCTTGTGACCGCGAAAGCGAGTCATCATAATATGCGGTCATGGCGGAATTGGCAGACGCGCTGGCTTCAGGTGCCAGTGGTAGCAATATCGTGGAGGTTCGAGTCCTCTTGACCGCATCCTGTTTTACAAAGAAACCCCTTCCTAGGAAGGGGTTTTTCTTTTGTGTGGCTTAGTATATTTAGGCGAATT carries:
- a CDS encoding xanthine phosphoribosyltransferase, translated to MEVLKQRILQEGVVVSDQVLKLDGLLNHQVDPMLTMEMGREFAGRFADAGVTRVVTVESSGIAVAFATAYEMKVPLVFARRKKTLLADPDALCERVPSFTKGIVTDIMLSRQYISPDDKILFIDDIIANGDAARGLIKIIQRSGAELVGLGVVVEKSFQAGARTIREQGIRLESLVRIMSLSEGTIVFGD
- a CDS encoding YkvI family membrane protein is translated as MKSHVRTLQIAFTYIGTIVGAGFATGQEILRFFTRYGHWAVLTILLATVLFIWLGTKMMVIARRIEADSYEDFNRHLFGERVGSSISLFTLIVLVAVNSIMLAGAGAIFQENLGLPFQAGLLITIFGSYFLLKRGISGILQINSVVVPLMLTLSLIIISNTLGVPGAGRFLFLETDRSIFGAWMSPLLYTAFNLGMAQAVLVPLARHTDDEKSLVRGGILGGAGIGFMLLAAHFAMSSQMPGILQFEIPMGSIAFRLGPLVQSIYLLLIFLEIFSTFVANIYGVGVQLKQHLPIAPSLVTPLLMLICYLFSQFGFSSLLGVFYPIFGALALVWVIMLLRAPMSPPPRIADPSGPEGKAITIVAVKPVIRITRK